From the Candidatus Paceibacterota bacterium genome, one window contains:
- a CDS encoding terminase family protein, whose product MTPWERYFVVGRRAGCPMDQMDRFQAADVVLQSRQLAASAAARLCDRADGPTGVGYGGARGGGKSHWLLAQMGVDDCQRVPGLKCLLLRKVGKANLEHFEDLRRKLFTNLGHEFSAFRGILTFNNGSRIIAGHFQNEKDIDAYLGLEYDVIGIEEATTLTARKYQDITTCCRTSKGNWRPRIYSTTNPGGVGHGWYRKRFIEPWQRHAETETRFVAARVTDNRWNNPEYMRVLEGLTGWQRRAWLDGDWDIAAGQFFTTLRREVHMVSDFDETRAREWFCALDYGFTHYTVVLLGCTDGDGNLFVVDEHAERLWLPQRHVPAIAAMLARHAISNRRLEIADLKRFVAGADVFSRQSDGSTVASQYGKLGVALKPANMERVSGWAEILHRFGDPANGVKPRLFIHERCARLVECLPALQHDPSRPEDVLKVDCDEDGVGGDDAADALRYLVATKSRTVAQRKLRGL is encoded by the coding sequence ATGACGCCCTGGGAACGCTATTTTGTGGTCGGGCGCCGGGCCGGATGTCCGATGGACCAGATGGACCGGTTCCAGGCGGCCGACGTGGTCCTGCAGAGCCGCCAGCTCGCCGCCTCGGCGGCGGCGCGGCTCTGCGACCGGGCCGACGGGCCGACCGGAGTCGGCTACGGCGGGGCCCGGGGCGGCGGCAAAAGCCACTGGCTTTTGGCGCAGATGGGCGTTGACGACTGTCAACGCGTGCCGGGCCTGAAGTGCCTGCTGTTGCGGAAGGTTGGCAAGGCCAACCTGGAGCACTTTGAGGATCTTCGGCGGAAGCTGTTCACGAATCTGGGGCACGAGTTTTCGGCGTTCCGGGGCATCCTGACGTTCAACAACGGGTCGCGCATCATCGCGGGCCATTTCCAGAACGAGAAAGACATTGATGCCTACCTTGGGCTGGAATACGACGTGATCGGCATTGAGGAGGCGACGACCCTCACGGCGCGGAAGTATCAGGACATCACGACCTGTTGTCGGACCAGCAAGGGGAATTGGCGCCCGCGCATCTACTCCACAACGAATCCCGGCGGCGTGGGGCACGGGTGGTACCGTAAGCGGTTCATCGAACCGTGGCAACGGCACGCGGAGACTGAGACGCGGTTCGTCGCGGCCCGGGTGACCGATAACCGGTGGAACAACCCGGAGTACATGCGGGTGCTCGAGGGCCTGACTGGCTGGCAGCGTCGGGCCTGGCTGGATGGGGATTGGGATATTGCGGCGGGCCAGTTCTTCACGACGCTGCGGCGGGAGGTGCATATGGTGTCGGATTTCGATGAGACCAGGGCGCGGGAGTGGTTTTGCGCCCTGGACTACGGGTTCACGCACTACACCGTGGTGCTGTTGGGCTGCACGGATGGGGATGGCAACCTGTTTGTGGTGGATGAGCACGCGGAGCGGCTGTGGCTGCCGCAGCGGCACGTGCCGGCCATTGCAGCGATGCTGGCGCGGCATGCAATCTCCAATCGCAGACTGGAGATTGCTGATCTGAAGAGGTTTGTGGCCGGCGCGGACGTGTTCAGTCGGCAGAGCGACGGATCAACCGTCGCGTCGCAGTACGGGAAGCTTGGTGTTGCGTTGAAGCCGGCGAACATGGAGCGGGTGAGCGGGTGGGCGGAGATCCTGCACCGGTTCGGCGATCCGGCGAACGGAGTGAAGCCGCGGCTGTTCATCCACGAGCGGTGTGCGCGGCTCGTGGAGTGCCTGCCGGCGCTACAGCACGATCCGAGTCGGCCTGAGGATGTGCTGAAGGTGGATTGCGACGAGGATGGTGTCGGCGGTGATGACGCCGCCGATGCACTCCGGTATCTCGTCGCGACGAAGTCGCGGACGGTGGCGCAGCGCAAGCTGCGCGGGCTCTGA
- a CDS encoding DUF1376 domain-containing protein, translating to MKHYLFMPFYGGEFFEAMAGHSESVGMAYLRALWHYWGHTGCTGLPNDDEYLRRVCGCERAEWARTKGIIFDNRYHFRLEDGLWQQVRGYPEWAKTR from the coding sequence ATGAAACATTACCTATTCATGCCGTTTTACGGTGGTGAGTTTTTTGAAGCCATGGCCGGCCACTCCGAATCGGTCGGCATGGCTTATCTCAGGGCGCTCTGGCACTACTGGGGCCACACGGGCTGCACCGGCCTGCCCAATGACGACGAATACCTGCGGCGCGTCTGCGGGTGCGAGCGGGCCGAGTGGGCTCGGACCAAGGGGATCATCTTCGACAACCGGTATCATTTCCGGCTGGAGGACGGTTTGTGGCAACAGGTGCGTGGCTATCCTGAATGGGCGAAAACACGTTGA